The sequence below is a genomic window from Rattus rattus isolate New Zealand chromosome 3, Rrattus_CSIRO_v1, whole genome shotgun sequence.
AGCCATAGCTGAGGACCCTCCTCATCACTGGAGTCTCTGGAAATGCCTAGGTCAGTGATATCCTGGAAGAAGGGCACTATTCTCTCTACCCCCACACACTACAGCCTCTCCATCCCTGACTCACAGCTCCAGGTCTAGGCGCCCCTGGTTGGAGAGGGGAGACGCACATACAGAACAGGTGTTGTCCAGGAGACGAAAACAGGTAGGGCAGTAGAGACCTAGAGGAGACCAGGAGGGAAGGAGGTTTGAGCTAACCCCTCACACCTTGTGCTCCCTAGTATTTGGCCTTGCCTCCCCTTCCCAGCCTGGAAGGACCATCCTTGTCAAGTATACCCACTAGGGAGCTGCTGCAGTACCCCCTTGCATCCAGGGGAATCGAGGACATTATAGGGGAAAGGAGCTAAATGAAGGCTGTATGTAAACGAGAAGGTGCATAGTAATAGAGCTATGTAAATGAGACTGCATAGTAATAGAGCTATGTAAACGAGAAGATGCATAGCAATAGAGCTATGTAAATGAGAAGGTGCATAGTAATAGAGCTATGTAAATGAGAAGGTGCATAGTAATAGAGCTATGTAAATGAGAAGGTGCATAGTAATAGAGCTATGTAAATGAGACAGTGCATAGTAATAGAGCTATGTAAATGAGACGATAGTAATTGAGGGGTACAGACATATAACGGTACAGGAAAATTCCCTAAAGGAAGGACTGTGGTTGATCATCATGTGCAAATACCAAGAGTCCTTCAGGAATAGGGGTACTCACCTCTGCAGCCTGGGGTACTGCAGGACACAAAGTTCTCCATGCCCCCCTTTTCTTCTGGCTGCCCACAACCCAGGCAATAAGTCTGATGCAACAAAAACCGGCCAAGCAATGGACTTAGGGAAGGGTACCTTAGAAGAAAGGTCACAGAAGCCAAGCTCAGCTAGTGTCGTctttcccacacccacaccagcCACCAGACGAGAGGGAAGCCTTCCAGTGCCCTAACCACCATCTTTCTGACTCTAGCCTGTTTCTCCATTGTCTGGCCCCTCCTCATTTCCTTCACTCCTCCCTCTCAAGAACCCTTAGCTCTttggagccggagagatggctcggtgccCATCACAAGCACaatcacttgctgttcttgcagagggcctgggtttggttcccagcacctgcatgatggctcacaatcatctgtaactcgtTTTAGGGGATCCAATATCTTCTGATTTCTATGGGCACCAGACGTGTGCTTAGTACACATAgtacgtacatgcaggcaaaacactcagacacataagaaaatctttaaaaaaaaaaaatcttattcttGGGTCTGGAAAGGTGGCCTAcgtgcagttaagagcaccagctgctctttcagaggacccagcttcagtCCCCAGGATATGGGTacacaacatctgtaactccagtccaaagggatctgatgccttcttatgGCCTCTGCCAGCACTGCGTGCATATGGCACACCCACATGCctgcaggccaaacactcatacacatataataaaaacaaatatcttttaaaaataaaactcccaTCCTTAATTCTCCCTCCAGGGCATGAAAGTTATGGGTTAGATACCTTCTTTGGCcaaacttcttcttcttcttcttttttttaagatttatgcatatggggctggagagatggctcagcggttaagagcactgactgctcttccagaggtcctgagttcaattcccagcaaccacatggtggctcacagccatctgtaatgagatctgatgccctcttctggtgcatctaaagatcgctacagtgtactcatataaataaagtaaataaatctttaaaataaaataaaataaagatttatgcctatgagtacactgtgcctgtcttcagacatgcaagtagagggcatcagatcccattagagatggctgtgagccaccatgtggttgctgggacttgaactcaggacctctggaagagcagtcagtgctcttaaccactgagccatctctacagccccctcAACCAGACTTTGTATCACTTGGGAAGCACAAGGACCCattctgacctctggctcttcATCTGTCTATCACCACCCTATACCCGTAGGGAAACACAATAGACTCACCGGGTGGCTAGCACCTGGAGGATACTCATGTGACCCTGGTCAGCTGCCCGTCGCATCACTGCTCGCTGCACTGCAGCGGGTAGGTTGGTTCGACGACTCAGAAGCATGTTATAGAGGTGGGCGATCCTTTCCTGGGGGGAGGCGGATCAGGGATGGGAATAAGTGACCCCAgttcccccagaacccacatcaggcagctcacaacaggtTGTGACTTCCGTTCTAGGGGacccaacacctctggcctctgggggcacccacaaacacatggaatACACTCACACAGGaaaaatatgtacacataattaaaactttaaaaagtaaaagaacacTTTAAGCACTCTAGAGGGACTAGAGCAATGGTTCTGTaactaagaacactggctgctcttccagaggacccgggttccattcccagcacccacatggcagctcaccactgtctacaactccagctccaggaattctgacaacctcacacagatatacatgcaggcgaaacaccaatgcacataaaacaaaaagcagtgaTAATAATTTAAATGCCTGTCTGGCAGCCTGACCAGACTCTCTACGTCATCTTGTAGTCTCTGCACAGCAACCGTCATACAGTACACCCGAGTATGTCACACTACCCTGCCACCAAGGGTTTAGCAAAGCCTTGAAGGCATGATGTGCTTCAGGAAGCCCCGATTCAAAGGATATggttcctcctgtctccacccgaGGGCCTGGTCTTTGCTCTGGGCTCTGGCAGAGGACTAAAGGCTGAGCTGCCAAGGACTTCAATATCCTCAAAGCCAAGACAGCCACCGACTTAGTAGCATCCAAAGCACTGATGGATATGGCTCCCTCACCTGCTCCCTGGAGGGGTAATAGGAGGCACAGATGACACGCCGCAGCCTGCTGACATAACTGCCAAACAGAGTGACGAAGAAGCACAGACCATACATGGTACCTGGGGAGCACAGCACACGGTGAGCACTACCCGCTGCCCAAGGCGCTAGCCACACTTCGGTCCACGCgctcccctcatcccctcactCTTAGTGAGGTAACTACCGATAACGATGTAACCCTTAGCATCTGGTTCTGAGGGATGAAGCGCGCAGCGCCGGGACAATATACTGACGTTGCCTTGTTGTAGAACATCAAAAGCTGACACCAGGTCACGGTAAATATTCCCCGAATAACCGGTCCCTTCCACCTTTATAGACACTAACACAGGGCCTGCAGGGCACAAAGGTACTGTGAGAGACACTCAAGGCAATGGCCCAACCTCTGCCACCTTCTGCAGGGTGGAAAGTAGACAGAACCCTCCATAGGTACCCCTCAAGGTACCCTAAGGTCCGGCCTCTGTCCTAACACCATGATCCGGCTGGCTGGCACTGCTACCATCATCATGACCATCCCAGAACCATTGAAATGTTGGCTGAGAGCTGAcaaattttcctttgtttttaaagactgggtTTCACTATGTCACCTCGTCACTCAACCCTACAGtactgtctcagcctcccaaacactgggattacaggtacagaGCACCACTCTCAGGTTTGTTGTGCTTTACTTTTGGGCTGAGTTccgtttttcctttttttggtgtTTACTCATTTGTTATTAgtgcatgagcatgcatgtgtgcatgcgtgcgtgagtatgcatgtgcacacctgtgtacacctatgcgtgtatgtgtgtgcatgtgtgcatgcatgagtatgtgtgtggatgcctgtgagcatgcatgagtgtatgtgtgtgcatgcatgagtgtatgtgtgtgcatatctgtgtgtgtgtgtgtgtgtgtgtgtgtgtgtgtgtgtgtgtgtagctaagGTGGTATATATACCATAGCATGTGTTTGGAGGTTAGATGATGATTGGgtggggtcagttctctcttcccacattTCCAAAGGttttgaggattgaactcagactgaGCCTCTGTGAGAAGTGCGTTACTCACTGAGACACCTTatctttgggtttatttttttcttctgttctttatgtCCTGATGTACAAATTCAGGTTAATTATATTCCTTAGCTTGTGACTTGGTCTCAACCATGGATTAAGGAGGTGCTAAACAAAAagtctgactcttttttttttttttggagctgaggactgaacccagggccttgagcttgcttgctaggcaagcgatctaccactgagctaaatccccaaccccaaaaagtcTGACTCTTTTACAGTAACCCAGTCAGCAGCCATTGCTCCATTGTTCAGGTGAGCAGACTGAAGCTCTGAGAAGTTAAGCAATTTGTCctttgtatgtggatgtgtgtactGGGGGTTGAACCTGGGGTATTAACTGTGCTGGGGCTCTGTCTCCCACTCCCAAGCAAATTACTTAAAATCACATCCTGATAAAGGGcagggctgggatttgaacccaggccagTTTGACTTAGAGTTTGTGCCTTTAGCTATTCTGTTATGCTCTATCCTTGACCCagataggaggcagaggctggaaaagTGACATGAGGATTCCAGAGATACCCCCAGGAGGAGCAGCCAGGGACGAGAAGGATGCATGGGGTGAGTGGATGGACACAGGACAGGTGGGCACTCACTGCGGGCTACAATCTCGCCCTGGAGGTAGTACCGGGCCAGATCAAGTATCCAGAAGACGCCATAGTCCAGAAAGACCAGAAGGAGCACAAGGAGGAGATGGCGGGCGAGGTTAAAGGTCTCCACAATATATAAAATCTGTTCCCATCGGGTCAGGGAGAAGGAGCCTGAAGGAGTAGGTGTTCAGAAGTTCCCCAATGCTCCTGCCCACatatcccagcccttggaaggggCCTGCTCCTACAAGTTCAGCTTGGTTTAACTGTTCACCcagaagacaaggaaagagaCTGTGAGGACCATGTAAGGGGGAGCACTCGTCAGGGGTAGGGGAGCACTCTTcatgggtaggggagcactcttCATGGGTAGGGGCACTCTTAGGGGTAGGGAAGCACTCTTCAGGGGTAGGGGAGCACTCTTCAGGGGTAGGGGAGCACTCTTCAGGGGTAGGGAAGCACTCTTCAGGGGTAGGGGAGCACTCTTCATGGGTAGGGAAGCACTCTTCAGGGGTAGGGGCACTCTTCAGGGGGGGGGGCACTCCAGGGTGGGAAGCACTCttcaggggtgggggagcactcttcAGGGGTGGGGAGCACTCTTCAGGGGTGGGAAGCACTCTTCAGGGTAGGGGAGCACTCTTCATGGGTAGGGTAGGGGAGCACTCTTCAGGGGTAGGGGAGCACTCTTCAGGGGTAGGGGAGTACTCTGCAGGGGTAGGGGAGCACTCTTCAGGGGTAGGGGTTTGATGGTTTATGGACAAGCCTTGCAGCTTTACCTGGGATCATCAGTATCTCATCCCTGGACCCCCTCTGTGCTTGCTTGGCTCCTGCTCCTAGTCAGTCTTCTTTTCCCTATTAGGTTGTCCacccctcctgccttcacctcagAAAGCCTTCCCAACCTCATATCACTGCTCCATGTCATTCCATGTGTCTTCATCTCAGCACGAagccatccctcctctctctagccccttatgCTCCAAAATACTCAGAGACATACGGGGCTGTGGAAGGCCCAGGCTGCTCCAGAGCCCTTCCTTTCTATCCTCAGCATCCTCACCTGGCTGCACGTAGTGCCTGGCCTCGTGAGAACTGAGTGGCAGCACCGTACGCAGCCCTGCCAAGGAGCGCACTGCCTCCATGTCCAGAAAGCGCCTGGTGATATAGGCGTTGTCAAAATTGTCCCAGTGCAGGTAACCATACCGATAATAGAGGGCTCTGAGGAGAAGAGCATATGAGATTCCttgcctctctttttttttttaatttttaattaatttttatttatatgagtcttcagacacaccagaagaggtcattggatcccattacaaatggttgtgagccaccatttgtagctgctgggaattgaactcaggacctctggaagaacagtcagtgctcttaaccactgagccatctctccagttctccttGGCTCTCTTTACCAGACCTCCAGGTACCCCGGGATACCTGCCAgttcccctcccctcacccccaggaTGCCACAGATGGCCAGCCCTACAGCCCATCTCTCCCACAAGCCCTTGGTAGACCCTCACTGGATGTAGAGAAGTCCAAAGAGCAGAGGCATGGTGTATCCCATCATAGACAGGACCTCCCTAGCAGTGTACAACTTCATGCTGACAGCCTCCTGAAGATCCAAAGCCACCTGGGACAGGCTCCGAGAGGCATTGAGGTCCACAGAGAAGTAGTGGGTGGCTGTCATGTTGAACTCAAACTCACGACGTACCCGATCAAGCAGTTTCATCACGGCTGAGACCAGTGGGGTCAGAGGGGACATGAGCCGGGATAGTTAAGAGGACAtagggcatggggtgggggtgtccagGCCCAGAAGTTGCAAAACTCACAAACCAGCTAGAACTCCCAGGGCCCAGACCTAAACTAGGAAACAGTGACACCTTCCAGACACACAGCACTAGACTTGGCCTAAGGCTGCTGCTTCATCACGAGTGAGCCATGACCTACGCTCTGGTGGGAGGCCCTGTTCCTCCCGGATTCTGCTCTGAAGTCTGACTTTGATGGGACACCTCCCCCACGCgccgggcctcagtttcccaatcaGCTCAACTGAAACATTAGTCTGGGTGACCCTGCAAAGTCCTTCCCTGCTCTTGGATTCTCACGTGTGGACAGACCAGGAGACATCAGCTGCCAGTGGCCACGGTAAGACAAGAGCACTGGTAGTGGGGGCAGAAGGGGTCACTTACGGGTCTTGATGGTCTTTCGCAGAAACTGTTGGAGGTACATGGGGATGACACAGAACAACTGGACCACTGAGAGGCAGGGGAGCTCAGGGTCAGGAGGCTCAGCCCCTGCCTGCCCAC
It includes:
- the Dcst2 gene encoding DC-STAMP domain-containing protein 2 → MVKTDIEWPAGEEKSSIARAVVRSTCGFTLGLSLATAYGLLQLLAEGHSPFGCLVTTVTLAAFLGLGMGFSRQVRVSVFLMLPQVFSKQSRLLLLVAAFGLVLQGPCANTLRNFTRASEAVACGAELALNQTAEVLQRAKQPLISALTKIKAIAQKAKVVADRVRKFFRSVIDGVKHIARCLQNMWYWLLHIGDVCNSELGNPYIKCARVFDDAKDNCMKVVPRFHQLCYVLLPFKLVFCGLANLVQLFCVIPMYLQQFLRKTIKTPVMKLLDRVRREFEFNMTATHYFSVDLNASRSLSQVALDLQEAVSMKLYTAREVLSMMGYTMPLLFGLLYIQALYYRYGYLHWDNFDNAYITRRFLDMEAVRSLAGLRTVLPLSSHEARHYVQPGSFSLTRWEQILYIVETFNLARHLLLVLLLVFLDYGVFWILDLARYYLQGEIVARSPVLVSIKVEGTGYSGNIYRDLVSAFDVLQQGNVSILSRRCALHPSEPDAKGYIVIGTMYGLCFFVTLFGSYVSRLRRVICASYYPSREQERIAHLYNMLLSRRTNLPAAVQRAVMRRAADQGHMSILQVLATRYPSLSPLLGRFLLHQTYCLGCGQPEEKGGMENFVSCSTPGCRGLYCPTCFRLLDNTCSVCASPLSNQGRLDLELDSSDEEGPQLWLAAARRRAPEQELKLRQQLQEALGTNLSDEPSSQSETTGSRWEQYLFCHIYIGCLDSRTGMGGRGD